From Sphingorhabdus sp. SMR4y:
AAGAATTTTTTCTACGCCGACGGTACGAGCGGCAGTTTTGCATTCTTCAACGGCGAAGCCACCTGTCAAACCACATCCGCGGCGCTGGCAGGCTTTCCGGTGGAAGCGCCTTTCGGGATCGGAGGTGGTGCCAATCTGCCACCGTATTCACCGACCAGTTGTGATGGCACGCAATATCAGCAAACCGATCAGGAAGACATTAGCGCCGAAATCCGGCTGGCCGGCGGCGACAGTTTTCTGAACTGGCAGGCGGGGGTCTATTATCTGCATTTGGATCGCCGGGTGTGCCGCAATCTGGGGCTTGATACGGGGCAGGGCGTAATCGCGCAGTGTTTCACAACGGATCCGAGCAATCCGACTGAAGCGCTGATCGACGATGATTTCAAAACCGATGTGTTCGCGTTGTTCGGATCGGTCAATTACGAGATACAGACCGGCCTTACCGCCGGACTGGCCTTGCGTTATGATATCGAGAAACGAGACAGCAGCAATAATGTTCCGACGGATGTCCGTACCCGCTGGGTGGGAAATGTTCTGACAGGATTTCCGAACGGTACGGCTACCACAGCAGCGAATTATTATCTGAACCCGGGCCTGGATCCAGCCAATAATCCGAGCGGAGTGCTGGGGGACCGGTCGCGGACGTTCAAACAGCTGCAGCCCAAATTGTCGATCAGTTACCGGGCAACCGATTATCTCAACCTGTTTGCCAACTGGGGGATCGGTTTCAAGTCTGGCGGCTTTAACAACGGTGGTTCTGCTGCGGTTATCGACAATTTCTTCAACCAGCAATTCAATGCCGGGATCACCATCTTTGACGATTTCAACAAGGAAACATCCAGCGCCTTTGAGGTCGGTCTGAAAGGGTCTACTCCGGGCAATGTCGTAAATTATGAAATCGCCGGATATTATACCGATGTTACCGACATGCAGTTTTTCGGATTCTTCGTCGGGCCGTTCGGACTGCTTCGCGTCGTATCGAACATCGACAAGGTCGAACTTTATGGCATCGAAGCCAGTCTGGCCGTCAAGCCAAACAGCTGGCTGACGTTGAGCGCCTCGGGCAATATCACCGAGAGCGAGATCAAGCGCAACAGTGCGCGGCCGAATACGGTTGGCAACAAGTCGCCCTATACCGCTGACTATACTCTCAATCTGGGAGCGGAAGCTCTTGTACCGGTCAGCGACGATACGGACATCTTGCTAAAAGCCGACTATCGTCTGACCGGTCCGACCTGGTTCCATACGGTGCAGGACAATGATGTCCCGAACCAGTTTGGCCTTATCGGGAATTTCACCAACAGTCAGCGTGATGCATTCGGCATTCTGAACCTCAGAATAGGAATCAACGCAGAACACTGGTCCCTCGCCGCCTTTGCGCAGAATGTTACCAACAAGAAATTTCTTCAGGAGGTCATTCCGGCTCCGGAATTCGGAGGCTCTTTTGTGGCTCCAGGTTCTGATCGGGTCATTGGCGTAGAAGCGGGTTTCAAATTCTAGTTTCGCCGACAAATTTAATGGGTTCAGAAGGGGCAGTATATGCGACTGGCTGGTAAAAGCGCGCTCATCACCGGGAGTAGCTCGGGTATTGGTCGCGCCGTCGCCACCGCCTTTGCCGAAGCGGGGTGTGACAGGCTGATTATCAATTGTCCGGAAAATGACAGACCGGCAGCAGAGTCGACTGCTGCCGATCTGAAGAAACTCGGTGCCGATACGATTGTCTTGGTTGCGGATGTCTCCTCGGCCGAGGAATGTCAGCGACTGGCGGATGAAGCGATCGATTTTGCCGGGGATCTGGACATATTGGTCAACAATGCGGGGATTGCGCACAATCATCTGGTCGAGGACCTGCCGGTCGATGTCTGGGACAAGGTGATGGCGGTTCACGCGCGAGCGACCTTTCTGATGACCAAGGCGGTACTCCCGCACATGTACGAGCGCAATTCCGGGCGAATCATCAACACGGTTTCGCAGCTCGCCTATAAGGGTGCGCCGGGCCTGGGTGCCTATACTGCGGCCAAGGGGGCTGTCCTTTCCTTTACCCGATCGCTTGCTCTGGAAATTGGCGACCGGAATGTCCGGATCAACTGTGTTGCGCCCGGGGCAACGGTCACACCCATTCTCGATGCAGTCGACCCCGAGGTGGTTGCGGCAGTGCTGGCAGGGATTCCGGCGGGCCGTCTGGCAAAGGTTACGGACATCGCGCCATCCTATGTTTTTCTGGCTTCGAGGGATGGCGATCATTTCCAGGGTCAATGTATCAGCCCCAACGGCGGTGACCAGTTCCTCTGAACGGGCCGGAAGCAGGGCATCATTAAAATTGAGAAAGGTAGCTTATGGAACAGCGACGGGCGGCAATGGTGTCGGGTGCTGGAATAGGAATCGGCG
This genomic window contains:
- a CDS encoding TonB-dependent receptor, with protein sequence MAIAALVSFNPAVAQVGAEQDSADENQDSGQIVVTARRQSELLRDVPASVSVLTEDALVNSGATTAEDFTQLTAGVTIVAGNTEAGDNQVNIRGLNGARDGENNVALVIDGVLKTNVAVLNQDHGELEQVEILKGPQGALYGRNAAAGAIVITTKGPTDYLTGSARVGYATDKTITARALLSGPISDNAGFVINGDFARSDGFLRNSFLPTTENRTLYPGNTTDPASINNYSGWNINGRLVLEPSDVTKIDAKVRYGERKGGAISFNAIFQIPFLADLLGPDFNIDANDHQFVFAPNIDPLNQQETLDASIKLETDLGFADLSAYVAYNNNKNFFYADGTSGSFAFFNGEATCQTTSAALAGFPVEAPFGIGGGANLPPYSPTSCDGTQYQQTDQEDISAEIRLAGGDSFLNWQAGVYYLHLDRRVCRNLGLDTGQGVIAQCFTTDPSNPTEALIDDDFKTDVFALFGSVNYEIQTGLTAGLALRYDIEKRDSSNNVPTDVRTRWVGNVLTGFPNGTATTAANYYLNPGLDPANNPSGVLGDRSRTFKQLQPKLSISYRATDYLNLFANWGIGFKSGGFNNGGSAAVIDNFFNQQFNAGITIFDDFNKETSSAFEVGLKGSTPGNVVNYEIAGYYTDVTDMQFFGFFVGPFGLLRVVSNIDKVELYGIEASLAVKPNSWLTLSASGNITESEIKRNSARPNTVGNKSPYTADYTLNLGAEALVPVSDDTDILLKADYRLTGPTWFHTVQDNDVPNQFGLIGNFTNSQRDAFGILNLRIGINAEHWSLAAFAQNVTNKKFLQEVIPAPEFGGSFVAPGSDRVIGVEAGFKF
- a CDS encoding SDR family NAD(P)-dependent oxidoreductase, translated to MRLAGKSALITGSSSGIGRAVATAFAEAGCDRLIINCPENDRPAAESTAADLKKLGADTIVLVADVSSAEECQRLADEAIDFAGDLDILVNNAGIAHNHLVEDLPVDVWDKVMAVHARATFLMTKAVLPHMYERNSGRIINTVSQLAYKGAPGLGAYTAAKGAVLSFTRSLALEIGDRNVRINCVAPGATVTPILDAVDPEVVAAVLAGIPAGRLAKVTDIAPSYVFLASRDGDHFQGQCISPNGGDQFL